From the genome of Anopheles merus strain MAF chromosome X, AmerM5.1, whole genome shotgun sequence, one region includes:
- the LOC121591908 gene encoding PE-PGRS family protein PE_PGRS30-like — MDDFSLAFDDSRQSLSVATAATTLAQLTSQFDDLHLGTGGTDATSLLSGLVGAGGLGSIGGLHHHHHTLASLAAAAGPDGGLLDRHHHHHLGGCANGGTGGGAPGHQTPNSTSAAAAAAAATNVLDTFVAMVSGLTGVCAANGGSTNGTVGPTGGLGGVVNGGGGGGGGGGGGGGNLITSNGATNGGSGKLEERPVKYKSHTECVPVPSSEHVAEIVGRQGCKIKALRAKTNTFIKTPIRGEEPIFVITGTKEDVTRAKQEILSAADHFSTLRSSKKQAIALLAESRNMLGYSMPDEITIQIRVPQKVVGLVVGPKGATIKNIQLKTNTYIITPKRNQESVFEITGLPTNVHTARQLIEEHIATRAGTTTSGAAGGNGGGGGGGGGGGGSSGGSSSSSSSSSTTSSSGSSTSSSGHGIGPGGGGGGGGGGGGLSRSGSSSVASNGGNGPGLGCLSGSVTGSAGSLIGGFGGGGNGLLNGNQYHHHHQHLEQQQQQQHSNHHHLHHPHHQGTLLNGGSLSSALNDGGGGCGGTNGLLGGIGSEHDFEGNQFIIDNLLEYFNNMSGTNQQQQHHHQQHHHHHHNHHEPYLSPGAGGTGIGGEHIPDFRSIWESLSESQTSGTTTDNSDNSSLVWTLPSSPRNSVSYSPDDFIFQR, encoded by the coding sequence ATGGACGATTTTTCGCTCGCGTTCGACGACAGCCGGCAGTCGCTGTCGGTGGCGACGGCGGCCACCACGCTCGCCCAGCTGACGTCCCAGTTCGACGATCTGCACCTCGGCACCGGTGGTACGGACGCGACGAGCCTGCTGAGCGGGCTGGTGGGAGCCGGCGGGCTCGGCAGCATCGGCGGgctgcaccatcaccatcacacgCTCGCGTCCctggccgccgccgccggtccGGACGGTGGGCTGCTCGATcggcaccaccatcaccatctgGGCGGATGCGCCAACGGTGGCACCGGTGGTGGGGCCCCGGGCCACCAGACGCCCAACTCTACCAGTGccgcggcggccgccgccgccgccaccaacGTGCTGGATACGTTTGTCGCGATGGTCAGCGGGCTGACGGGCGTGTGTGCGGCGAACGGCGGCAGCACCAACGGTACCGTTGGCCCGACCGGGGGCCTCGGTGGCGTAGTGAATGGCGGTgggggcggcggcggtggcggtggcggcggcggcggcaaccTCATAACGAGCAACGGCGCGACCAACGGCGGCAGCGGCAAGCTCGAGGAGCGCCCGGTCAAGTACAAGTCGCACACGGAGTGCGTGCCCGTGCCGTCGTCCGAGCACGTGGCCGAGATCGTCGGCCGCCAGGGGTGCAAGATAAAGGCGCTGCGGGCGAAGACGAACACGTTCATCAAGACGCCGATCCGGGGCGAGGAGCCGATCTTCGTCATCACCGGCACGAAGGAGGACGTGACGCGGGCGAAGCAGGAGATACTGTCCGCGGCGGACCATTTCAGCACGCTGCGCTCGTCGAAGAAGCAGGCGATCGCGCTGCTCGCGGAAAGCCGCAACATGCTCGGGTACAGCATGCCGGACGAGATCACGATCCAGATCCGGGTGCCGCAGAAGGTGGTCGGGCTGGTCGTCGGGCCGAAGGGGGCCACGATCAAGAACATCCAGCTCAAGACGAACACGTACATCATCACGCCGAAGCGCAACCAGGAGTCGGTGTTCGAGATTACCGGCCTGCCGACGAACGTGCACACCGCCCGGCAGCTGATCGAGGAGCACATTGCGACGCGGGccggcaccaccacctccgGCGCGGCTGGCGGCAAtgggggcggcggcggcggaggcgGAGGCGGTGGGGGTAGCAGTGGgggcagtagtagtagcagcagcagcagcagcaccaccagctcGAGCGGCTCGTCCACGTCCTCGTCCGGGCATGGCATTGGCCCGgggggcggtggcggcggcggcggcggtggtggtgggctgAGCCGGTCCGGCTCGTCCAGTGTGGCGAGCAACGGGGGCAACGGGCCGGGCCTCGGCTGCCTGTCCGGGAGCGTGACCGGCAGCGCGGGCTCCCTCATCGGAGGCTTCGGCGGCGGCGGAAATGGTCTGCTAAACGGCAACcaataccaccaccatcaccaacatctggagcagcagcagcagcagcagcacagcaatcACCATCATCTGCACCATCCGCACCATCAGGGGACGCTGCTGAATGGCGGAAGCCTGTCCAGTGCCTTGAACGACGGTGGCGGCGGGTGCGGCGGCACCAACGGTCTGCTCGGTGGCATCGGCAGCGAGCACGACTTCGAGGGCAACCAGTTCATCATCGACAATCTGCTCGAGTACTTCAACAACATGTCCGGCacgaaccagcagcagcagcatcaccaccagcagcaccaccaccaccaccacaaccaccacgaGCCGTACCTTTCGCCCGGCGCCGGCGGGACCGGGATCGGCGGCGAGCACATACCCGACTTCCGCAGCATCTGGGAGAGCCTGAGCGAAAGCCAAACGTCCGGCACGACCACCGACAACTCGGACAACTCGTCGCTCGTCTGGACGCTGCCGTCGTCGCCGCGCAACTCCGTCTCGTACAGCCCGGACGATTTCATCTTCCAGCGATAG